A window of Callospermophilus lateralis isolate mCalLat2 chromosome 13, mCalLat2.hap1, whole genome shotgun sequence contains these coding sequences:
- the Ankrd16 gene encoding ankyrin repeat domain-containing protein 16 isoform X5 yields the protein MHGCLEAVKVLLERCQYEPDCKDSCGVTPFMDAIQCGHIDIARLLLKKHEACFSAEDSLGAQALHRAAVTGQDEAIRFLVSDLGVDVDTRATTTHLTALHFAAKEGHTSTIQTLLVLGADINSKDERNRSALHLACAGQHLVCAEFLLQSGLKDSADITGTLAQQLMKTAGVLQGFDYSEMA from the exons GTGTCAGTATGAACCAGACTGCAAAGACAGCTGTGGTGTCACCCCCTTTATGGATGCAATTCAGTGTGGACACATCGACATAGCCAGACTGCTCCTCAAAAAGCATGAG GCTTGCTTTTCAGCTGAGGATAGCCTGGGGGCCCAGGCTCTGCACAGGGCAGCAGTCACTGGACAAGACGAAGCCATCCGATTCCTGGTGTCTGATCTTGGTGTTGATGTAGATACAAGAGCAACAACAACCCACCTCacagcacttcattttgcagctaAG GAAGGACATACAAGCACGATTCAGACTCTCTTGGTCTTGGGTGCTGACATCAACTCTAAAGATGAAAGAAATCGATCAG CCCTGCATCTGGCCTGTGCGGGTCAGCACTTGGTTTGTGCGGAGTTTCTCTTGCAGTCAGGGCTGAAGGATTCTGCCGACATAACGGGAACCCTGGCCCAGCAGCTCATGAAGACAGCAGGGGTCCTTCAGGGCTTTGACTACAGTGAGATGGCATAA